A region from the Stygiolobus caldivivus genome encodes:
- a CDS encoding aldo/keto reductase: MGGGFWTPDYSNDGKFIEAISYAITKGINVIDTAEMYGGGHTEELVGKAVSSFNRDDVFIITKVWSNHLKYDDVIKSAVNSAKRLNVKYIDLYLIHWPNPSVKLSETISAMEELVDKGIIRCIGVSNFDVELLKEAIATAKKYEIVADEIEYSIYNLSPERDLIPFAKKQGLEVIAYSPLGQGQIKAEDRLADIARKYGKSQAQVALAYVKKDAIPIPKSEDKKHIDEIAEVLKFDLTDDDIREIRRRFSS; this comes from the coding sequence ATGGGCGGGGGTTTTTGGACTCCCGATTATTCTAATGACGGTAAATTCATTGAGGCAATATCTTATGCCATAACAAAAGGGATAAACGTAATAGATACGGCAGAGATGTATGGGGGTGGACATACAGAAGAATTAGTAGGTAAAGCTGTCTCAAGTTTTAACAGAGATGACGTATTCATAATAACTAAGGTATGGAGTAACCACCTGAAATACGATGACGTAATAAAATCTGCTGTGAATAGTGCTAAGCGCCTAAACGTTAAGTATATCGACTTATACCTTATCCACTGGCCTAACCCTAGCGTTAAACTGAGTGAGACCATATCGGCTATGGAGGAGCTAGTAGATAAAGGGATTATTAGGTGCATCGGTGTCAGTAATTTTGACGTAGAATTACTGAAGGAAGCTATTGCGACCGCAAAGAAATATGAAATAGTTGCAGATGAAATCGAGTACAGTATATACAACCTTTCTCCTGAGAGAGACCTCATCCCGTTTGCAAAAAAACAGGGTTTAGAAGTAATAGCTTATTCTCCCCTAGGTCAAGGCCAGATAAAGGCTGAAGACAGACTGGCGGACATAGCAAGGAAATATGGGAAAAGCCAAGCACAAGTAGCTTTAGCATACGTAAAGAAGGACGCCATCCCAATACCTAAGTCTGAAGATAAAAAGCACATAGACGAAATAGCCGAAGTCCTGAAGTTTGATTTAACGGATGACGATATACGAGAGATAAGGAGGAGGTTTTCAAGTTGA
- a CDS encoding lipoate--protein ligase family protein, producing MRLIREGGNPADRQMALDETMLILLDKDIIPETVRLWNFSPTTLSIGRFLAVKDWVNEDLLAKYSIPLVRRFTGGGPALHDENGEITWTVALKVDDMMKAYRVIAEGLILAIREFGLKGEFTPINDVVIEGKKVVGMAGAMKKNAVIVHGTFMFDTNVDLMEVIKSPPVKEKERGKPKTRITTISAILGEKVSREKALGALLKGFSEVFNLEDGGLTELEYEVSNQLRWKYNNPKWNYVR from the coding sequence ATGAGGCTCATTAGAGAAGGTGGAAATCCAGCTGATAGGCAAATGGCCCTTGACGAGACGATGTTAATACTACTGGATAAAGATATCATACCCGAGACCGTTAGGCTCTGGAATTTTAGTCCTACGACACTCTCAATAGGACGGTTTTTAGCTGTAAAGGATTGGGTAAATGAAGACCTTCTGGCTAAATATTCTATTCCCCTAGTCAGGAGGTTTACCGGAGGGGGGCCAGCTCTTCATGATGAGAATGGCGAGATAACTTGGACTGTTGCATTAAAAGTTGATGATATGATGAAAGCCTATAGGGTAATAGCGGAGGGGTTGATCTTGGCAATTAGGGAGTTTGGGCTAAAAGGTGAATTCACCCCTATCAATGACGTTGTAATTGAAGGTAAGAAGGTAGTAGGAATGGCGGGTGCGATGAAGAAGAACGCAGTCATTGTACACGGGACTTTTATGTTCGATACTAACGTGGATTTGATGGAAGTGATAAAGAGCCCGCCGGTTAAAGAAAAAGAGAGGGGGAAGCCTAAGACAAGGATTACGACAATATCTGCTATTTTAGGTGAAAAGGTAAGCCGGGAAAAAGCTTTAGGTGCTCTTCTTAAAGGGTTTTCTGAAGTGTTTAATCTGGAAGACGGTGGACTTACGGAGCTCGAGTACGAGGTATCAAACCAGCTCAGGTGGAAATACAATAACCCTAAGTGGAACTACGTGAGGTAA
- a CDS encoding CoB--CoM heterodisulfide reductase iron-sulfur subunit B family protein, with protein sequence MRLNNPYGKVAFYPGCSLDGLGKSYEVSLALVAKDLGLHYEKIEDYNCCGALEVKNVNTMAGLLLPARNLSLAREMGADAVMSACPGCHYSLSRTHYYMTKYPKLREKVNMYLEKMGEKGYDLQLLMIHAVEFIYNTAGPEGVKSLVKRPLNGLKVAPYYGCLYARPKQYILTGYMKIKDDPERPFFMDELLKAVGAEVVPFEAKTMCCGGPHVYSDLDVALNLEARILKEARRNGAEMLVVDCPLGGVALETNMNKIASRYGEDLRMPIVYFSQLLAFAFGHSPDEALLTANITNPMQILKRFM encoded by the coding sequence GAGGTGTCACTAGCACTGGTAGCAAAAGACCTAGGTCTTCACTACGAGAAGATAGAGGACTATAACTGCTGTGGTGCTTTAGAGGTTAAAAACGTAAATACTATGGCAGGGTTGTTGCTCCCCGCAAGAAATCTGTCCTTAGCCAGGGAAATGGGTGCAGATGCTGTAATGTCTGCTTGTCCAGGCTGTCATTACTCGCTTTCGAGGACCCACTATTACATGACCAAGTACCCTAAGCTTAGAGAAAAGGTTAACATGTACCTCGAGAAGATGGGTGAAAAAGGATACGACCTTCAGTTATTGATGATTCATGCTGTAGAGTTCATTTACAACACAGCGGGTCCAGAAGGTGTTAAAAGCCTGGTCAAGAGACCATTAAATGGCTTAAAAGTAGCACCTTATTACGGATGCTTATACGCAAGACCTAAACAATATATCTTAACCGGTTATATGAAGATAAAGGACGACCCAGAAAGGCCTTTCTTCATGGACGAGTTGTTAAAAGCTGTTGGGGCTGAAGTAGTACCTTTCGAAGCTAAGACTATGTGCTGTGGAGGTCCTCACGTATACTCTGACCTAGATGTAGCACTTAACTTAGAAGCTAGGATACTAAAGGAAGCTAGGAGGAACGGTGCTGAAATGTTGGTTGTTGACTGCCCATTAGGCGGTGTAGCACTAGAGACTAATATGAATAAGATAGCGTCGAGATACGGAGAGGATCTGAGGATGCCTATAGTATACTTCAGCCAGTTATTGGCTTTCGCTTTTGGTCACTCTCCGGACGAAGCGTTGCTGACTGCTAACATAACTAATCCCATGCAAATACTCAAGAGATTTATGTAA
- a CDS encoding radical SAM protein codes for MKVLVSAGTYYFIKKQIKISNTAYLLQTGGCRASCKFCTQSALSTADKTYLSRVKWYPLELEEIKDYLSTFDRVCLQTVIKEGFEDEVIKVLSKINSRHKSVTITPVSDALLLKLKELGVDYLGVGLDTVKSLWKEVGKPYSFDYYMDFIKRAVKVFGARHVYVHLIVGLGESEGELVNTMEELYSIGAEVALFAFTPVKGTPFESKQRPPLEYYRKIQKIRYRLSTGKDSEIAFLTSGCPSCDRPYYNESPLDRTLYNIPLRDFKWS; via the coding sequence TTGAAAGTACTGGTTTCAGCTGGGACTTACTATTTTATCAAAAAGCAAATAAAAATAAGTAATACGGCTTATCTACTCCAGACTGGTGGGTGTAGAGCTTCATGTAAGTTCTGCACACAGTCGGCCCTGAGTACAGCTGACAAGACTTATTTATCTAGAGTTAAGTGGTACCCTTTAGAACTAGAGGAAATAAAGGACTATTTATCCACGTTCGACAGGGTATGTTTACAGACAGTTATTAAAGAAGGGTTTGAGGATGAAGTAATAAAGGTACTGTCTAAAATAAACTCCCGCCATAAATCAGTGACTATAACCCCTGTAAGCGATGCACTACTACTTAAGTTGAAAGAATTAGGAGTAGACTACTTAGGTGTTGGTCTTGACACGGTGAAAAGCCTCTGGAAAGAAGTGGGGAAACCTTATTCTTTTGACTATTATATGGACTTTATAAAGAGGGCTGTAAAAGTATTCGGGGCAAGACACGTTTACGTCCATTTAATAGTAGGTTTAGGAGAGAGTGAAGGAGAGTTAGTCAATACTATGGAGGAACTTTACAGTATAGGGGCTGAAGTGGCACTCTTTGCTTTTACGCCGGTAAAGGGGACTCCCTTTGAGAGTAAGCAAAGACCTCCTCTGGAGTATTATCGTAAAATACAGAAGATCAGGTATAGATTATCAACAGGCAAAGACAGTGAAATTGCGTTCCTTACATCAGGGTGTCCTTCATGTGATAGGCCTTACTATAATGAAAGCCCTTTAGACAGAACCCTTTACAATATACCTTTGAGGGATTTTAAATGGTCCTAG
- a CDS encoding radical SAM protein, producing the protein MVLGFMTMKKFAVLSLTGGTCSLNCFYCSSKYISSMEGAINPEELYKYVKKRYETGTRGFLISGGFNKKGELEVRPYIPVLKDLKREYGDSIVFNIHPGLLDKQTIEELRDAVDIVDFEFAYSPKAFQSKGLTGRTREDYVKTLELLIDYGPRYIVPHIMLGLPNDNVEESIRVASSFKPYLLNFLVLIPTKGTPSQFLSTPSTPEIIKLIQQGSELMQGKVSLGCMRPHKTKEELDKEVIRRGLVERIANPSPKVLKEFALPLYDACCSLPSEYLDNFKIK; encoded by the coding sequence ATGGTCCTAGGATTTATGACAATGAAAAAATTTGCAGTATTGAGCCTGACTGGAGGAACCTGTTCCCTTAATTGCTTCTACTGTTCATCAAAATATATTAGTTCAATGGAAGGAGCTATAAACCCTGAAGAGCTTTATAAATATGTTAAAAAAAGATATGAAACCGGTACTCGCGGGTTCTTAATCAGCGGAGGGTTTAACAAAAAGGGAGAGCTGGAAGTAAGGCCATATATACCCGTCCTCAAGGACTTAAAAAGAGAATACGGGGATAGCATTGTCTTCAACATACATCCTGGGCTCTTAGATAAACAGACTATTGAAGAACTTAGAGACGCCGTAGACATAGTAGATTTCGAATTTGCATACTCACCTAAGGCCTTTCAGTCTAAAGGATTAACAGGAAGAACTAGAGAGGACTACGTAAAGACTTTAGAATTATTGATAGATTACGGACCTAGGTATATTGTACCTCATATAATGCTCGGACTACCTAATGATAACGTCGAAGAGAGTATAAGAGTTGCTTCAAGTTTTAAACCATATTTACTTAACTTCTTAGTGCTAATCCCCACTAAAGGGACTCCTTCGCAATTCCTTAGTACGCCGAGTACACCTGAAATAATTAAGCTAATACAGCAAGGGAGCGAACTAATGCAGGGCAAAGTCAGCTTAGGATGTATGAGACCACATAAAACTAAGGAAGAGTTAGATAAAGAAGTTATTAGGAGAGGCTTAGTGGAGAGAATTGCAAACCCATCACCTAAAGTATTAAAAGAGTTCGCCCTCCCACTTTACGACGCATGTTGTAGTTTACCAAGCGAATATTTAGATAATTTTAAGATAAAGTAG
- a CDS encoding MFS transporter codes for MSEYDLKYAYKALVILAPLAVAVMYTEGMLIPALPSIASQFGVSSATVSWVLSIYLLTGTIMNPIAGKLGDIFGKKRVLELVIWIYAIGVTLTGFSPNFPSLLVFRAIQGLGLAMFPLAFSLIREEFPPNLVPKAQGLVSAMFGVGSAIALPLGGYIAQNFGWQYTYHTVIPIVITLAILIHFFIRESRIRLKAKIDYIGVALLGSALGTLIFGFTEAPTYGWTSATTLGSLLVSLVIFVAFFYEEKISPSPLMPLGLMKRRNVLVANIAAIVAGFALFMAYQTLTYLLEEPKPVGFDLDILSTGLWLIPLALVQMAGSVTAGRFISKKGPRPVLIFGSFLLIPAYLILSLLIGNAGLGTIILFASVANLAAALLNVSLINILVFSVERQYMGIATSLNTVFRLLGGTIGPAVAGAIMSTFETSIVYPLVINGQISYMPITVPSDFSFSLNYLVAMGIAIVMAGLSLTSKNIRLGQSTNRELLRE; via the coding sequence ATGTCGGAGTACGACCTAAAGTATGCTTATAAAGCTTTGGTGATCCTAGCCCCACTAGCGGTAGCCGTAATGTATACTGAAGGCATGTTGATCCCAGCTTTACCTTCAATAGCGAGCCAATTTGGCGTTTCGTCAGCTACAGTCAGTTGGGTGCTCTCAATATACTTGCTGACAGGGACTATTATGAACCCCATTGCCGGAAAACTAGGGGATATCTTTGGTAAAAAGAGGGTTTTAGAGTTAGTGATCTGGATCTATGCAATAGGAGTTACCCTTACAGGTTTCTCTCCCAATTTTCCATCTCTCTTAGTCTTTAGGGCGATCCAAGGACTAGGCTTAGCTATGTTCCCTTTAGCCTTCAGCTTAATCAGAGAAGAGTTCCCTCCCAACCTAGTCCCCAAAGCCCAAGGGTTAGTAAGCGCGATGTTTGGAGTAGGAAGTGCTATAGCACTGCCTTTAGGTGGTTATATCGCACAGAACTTCGGCTGGCAATATACGTATCATACTGTAATACCAATAGTCATCACACTAGCTATTCTCATCCACTTCTTTATCAGGGAATCTAGGATCAGGTTAAAGGCTAAAATCGATTACATAGGAGTTGCCCTATTAGGTTCAGCCCTAGGCACGTTGATATTCGGGTTTACAGAAGCCCCTACGTATGGTTGGACTTCAGCCACCACGCTAGGCTCTCTCCTAGTATCACTTGTCATATTCGTAGCCTTCTTCTACGAAGAGAAGATTTCTCCATCACCCTTAATGCCTTTAGGGCTAATGAAGAGGAGAAACGTGTTAGTAGCGAATATAGCGGCTATTGTAGCGGGTTTCGCTCTGTTTATGGCCTACCAGACTCTGACTTATTTATTAGAGGAACCTAAGCCTGTAGGTTTTGACTTAGATATACTCTCAACTGGCCTCTGGTTAATACCTTTAGCCTTGGTTCAGATGGCAGGTAGTGTAACAGCCGGTAGGTTTATTTCGAAGAAAGGCCCTAGACCGGTGCTAATCTTCGGCTCTTTCTTACTTATCCCAGCTTACTTAATACTCTCGCTCTTAATAGGTAATGCCGGTCTGGGTACAATAATATTATTTGCATCAGTTGCTAATTTGGCTGCAGCACTACTTAATGTGTCGTTAATAAATATCCTTGTTTTCTCTGTAGAGAGACAATATATGGGCATAGCTACTTCTCTCAATACCGTATTTAGGTTATTGGGAGGGACGATAGGTCCTGCTGTAGCTGGGGCAATTATGAGCACTTTTGAGACCAGTATAGTATACCCACTAGTCATTAACGGGCAAATAAGCTATATGCCAATCACCGTCCCCTCAGACTTCAGCTTTTCCCTAAACTATCTGGTAGCGATGGGTATTGCGATTGTTATGGCAGGCCTCTCATTAACGTCAAAGAACATAAGGCTAGGACAGAGTACTAACAGGGAATTATTAAGAGAGTAA
- the lrs14 gene encoding HTH-type transcriptional regulator Lrs14 codes for MELEISRVRLPSGKEVGLVEALSFCYDLSDTDFQVLKSLLNSDGKNEDMLAEQLKLSKASINRSVNKLVSLGFVERMKDSSSKGGRPRYIYKAISADRLIDKITNDFRKCAELFSSVLPKELES; via the coding sequence ATGGAATTGGAAATAAGTAGAGTTAGGTTACCATCAGGGAAGGAGGTAGGTCTCGTAGAGGCACTGAGTTTTTGTTATGACCTATCAGACACAGACTTTCAGGTACTCAAATCATTACTCAACAGTGATGGTAAGAATGAGGACATGTTGGCGGAGCAACTAAAACTGTCAAAAGCTTCTATTAATAGGAGCGTTAATAAATTAGTCTCTTTAGGTTTTGTAGAGAGGATGAAAGATTCTTCCTCTAAGGGAGGAAGACCTAGATATATTTATAAGGCCATCTCAGCCGATAGACTAATAGATAAGATCACGAATGATTTTAGGAAGTGTGCAGAGCTTTTTAGCAGTGTATTACCTAAAGAGTTAGAGAGTTAA
- a CDS encoding NAD(P)/FAD-dependent oxidoreductase, producing MITVVGSGPAGFYAAITASALGEKVTLVEEKDKLGGTCVLFGCIPSKAMLHPLVLSYTISRVGKTINFTYEELTKLAKDAVNRVSKGEEYALESHEVKVIHGKAKLKGREIEVGGQALNSDKVIVATGTLKPIGALASDDLPYLSRDFNKVVVVGGGVGGVEYGWLLRMVGKEVHVVEKEDLLLPKHDIDLRKSVTNHFLKLGFKLHMGVEAKIEGNTVITSKGERIEGDLVLLSFGRKPNLEGFEELRGERWLKVNEFLETPMQGVYGAGDVTGSFTAHEAIHKGVTASLNAAGNKRPYNGSAVPKVIYTIPQIAYVGRTEGDCKKIDMVSLPRAIAEKETEGFVKICQENGRVIGGVAFSDRAEEIITLLAMAIRYNIDVRSLFDFPFPHPSYLESIWEVVREFEGIV from the coding sequence ATGATAACAGTAGTAGGATCGGGACCTGCAGGGTTTTACGCTGCCATTACCGCGTCTGCGCTAGGGGAAAAAGTGACTTTAGTAGAAGAAAAGGACAAGCTAGGCGGTACATGTGTACTATTCGGCTGTATTCCGTCTAAAGCAATGTTACACCCGTTAGTCCTAAGTTATACCATATCGAGAGTAGGGAAGACAATTAATTTCACATATGAAGAACTCACGAAACTTGCTAAAGACGCAGTAAATAGGGTTTCAAAAGGTGAAGAATACGCGTTGGAGAGCCACGAGGTTAAGGTAATTCACGGGAAAGCTAAGTTAAAGGGCAGGGAAATTGAAGTAGGCGGGCAAGCCCTAAATTCGGATAAGGTTATCGTAGCTACCGGGACGCTAAAACCCATAGGCGCCCTAGCGTCGGACGACCTGCCTTACTTAAGTAGAGATTTTAATAAAGTGGTAGTGGTCGGTGGGGGAGTAGGAGGAGTAGAATACGGCTGGTTACTGAGAATGGTAGGTAAGGAAGTCCACGTAGTTGAGAAGGAAGACTTACTCCTCCCTAAACACGATATAGATTTAAGAAAAAGCGTAACGAACCACTTCTTAAAACTGGGGTTTAAGCTACATATGGGGGTCGAGGCCAAGATCGAGGGGAACACCGTAATTACGTCAAAAGGCGAAAGAATAGAGGGAGACCTAGTCCTCTTGAGCTTTGGTAGGAAACCCAACCTTGAGGGGTTTGAAGAGTTAAGAGGAGAAAGGTGGTTAAAAGTAAACGAGTTCTTAGAAACACCTATGCAAGGAGTTTATGGTGCAGGAGACGTAACAGGGTCTTTTACCGCCCATGAGGCTATCCACAAAGGTGTAACAGCTTCCCTAAATGCGGCCGGAAATAAAAGGCCGTACAACGGGTCGGCCGTACCTAAGGTGATATACACTATACCACAGATAGCTTATGTGGGGAGGACTGAAGGTGATTGTAAAAAAATAGACATGGTCTCATTACCGAGGGCAATAGCAGAAAAGGAAACGGAAGGGTTTGTGAAAATATGTCAAGAAAACGGAAGAGTTATAGGAGGAGTAGCGTTCTCTGATAGGGCTGAGGAGATAATTACACTATTAGCAATGGCAATAAGGTATAACATCGATGTTAGATCCCTATTTGACTTTCCTTTCCCTCATCCCTCATACCTCGAATCGATATGGGAAGTGGTGAGAGAGTTTGAAGGAATTGTGTGA
- a CDS encoding NAD-dependent epimerase/dehydratase family protein — protein MKSILITGLGFIATNSAYYLASDYDVTVTYRNLNPVKEVYLKILTEKGVKNVQLDIVEEESRLKEVIKDFDIVVNFIGEISGTPGNLRRSNVEIPTKIAEVVKQQGKIMIHTSASTYGITGFVKVEDQLGDGLKPGTEFEKSKLEGELSVYKILGDHAFIFRPTLVYGRFAAHIQFVTMYKLVKRGLLPDLNISFMPVSAKYIARGVKAIIEGKRPSKNYFYVTECEPIKISKIFEVYSQALNKKAIRVKIPTFMAKVALPSDVRQLLKYSGTVFDCSVFKEIVSDLAFDQNELIENAKFLAELDKENILIPT, from the coding sequence ATGAAAAGTATACTTATAACGGGCCTAGGTTTTATTGCTACTAACAGTGCTTATTACCTAGCTTCGGATTACGATGTGACTGTAACATATAGAAATTTAAACCCCGTGAAAGAGGTATATCTAAAAATCTTGACAGAAAAAGGGGTAAAAAATGTCCAATTGGATATTGTGGAAGAGGAATCTAGACTCAAGGAAGTAATTAAGGACTTCGATATCGTGGTAAACTTTATAGGTGAGATAAGCGGTACCCCTGGAAATTTAAGACGTTCGAACGTAGAGATCCCTACCAAAATAGCCGAAGTTGTTAAGCAACAAGGAAAAATAATGATACATACTAGTGCCTCTACTTACGGTATTACCGGATTTGTTAAAGTCGAGGATCAACTAGGAGATGGGTTGAAGCCTGGAACAGAATTTGAAAAGTCAAAACTGGAGGGCGAACTATCTGTGTACAAGATCTTAGGGGATCACGCTTTTATATTTAGACCTACCTTGGTTTACGGTAGGTTTGCCGCCCATATACAATTTGTAACTATGTATAAATTAGTTAAAAGAGGACTTTTACCAGATTTAAATATTTCTTTCATGCCTGTTAGTGCTAAATATATAGCGCGGGGGGTTAAGGCAATTATAGAAGGTAAGAGACCATCTAAAAACTACTTCTATGTAACAGAATGCGAGCCTATTAAAATTTCAAAGATCTTTGAGGTATACTCACAAGCTTTAAATAAGAAAGCTATTAGGGTAAAGATTCCGACATTCATGGCTAAAGTAGCTCTCCCTTCAGACGTGCGCCAGTTATTGAAATACTCAGGGACTGTATTTGACTGTTCTGTGTTCAAGGAAATAGTCTCTGACTTAGCTTTTGACCAAAATGAGCTGATAGAAAATGCGAAGTTCCTAGCTGAGCTTGATAAAGAGAATATCTTGATCCCTACATGA
- the thiC gene encoding phosphomethylpyrimidine synthase ThiC: MPIIEDARKGIITDEIKSIGKLEKIPPEKVRKRIAEGKIILIRNIKRPSKRLIAVGKGVTTKVNVNIGTSSEVVNLEMELEKVKVANKWGDTLMDLSTGGDIDEIRREIIRHSELPVGTVPVYQVFIESFKKKSGGAYFTEDDLVTAIEKQLKDGVAFMTIHAGITKDLAVRALKSSRVIPIVSRGGDMIAGWMIHNDSENPYRKNWDYLLELFREYDATISLGDALRPGATADAHDEFQVGELLETARLVKDALSKGVQVMVEGPGHMPLDEVAWDVKLMKKLTGGVPYYVLGPLPTDIAAPYDHIASAIGAGLAASAGADLLCYLTPAEHLGLPTVNQVEEGAIAYKIAAHVGDIVKLGKKARKWDDEVSTYRGKLEWDKMISQLIDPENAYKVYTQFGKPKVKACTMCGGYCPMMWAIEQVRKIKG; encoded by the coding sequence ATGCCGATAATTGAAGACGCACGTAAGGGTATCATCACAGATGAGATAAAATCAATAGGCAAATTAGAGAAGATCCCTCCTGAGAAGGTAAGGAAAAGAATAGCTGAAGGCAAAATAATTCTGATAAGAAATATAAAAAGACCCAGCAAAAGGCTCATCGCTGTAGGAAAGGGCGTTACTACTAAAGTCAACGTTAATATAGGGACGTCAAGTGAAGTAGTAAACCTCGAAATGGAGCTAGAGAAAGTGAAAGTAGCCAACAAATGGGGAGATACATTAATGGACTTATCAACGGGCGGTGATATAGATGAAATTAGGAGGGAAATTATCCGACATAGCGAACTCCCAGTAGGAACTGTGCCGGTTTATCAGGTGTTTATAGAGTCATTTAAGAAAAAATCAGGTGGAGCGTACTTTACTGAAGATGATTTGGTTACTGCTATTGAAAAACAGTTAAAGGACGGCGTAGCTTTTATGACAATACACGCCGGTATTACAAAAGACTTAGCGGTTAGAGCATTGAAAAGTAGTAGAGTAATACCAATAGTTTCCAGAGGGGGAGACATGATAGCAGGGTGGATGATACACAATGATTCGGAAAACCCATATAGGAAGAACTGGGACTACCTCTTAGAGCTTTTCAGGGAATACGATGCTACAATCTCACTGGGTGACGCGCTCAGACCCGGAGCGACGGCTGACGCACATGATGAATTTCAAGTCGGAGAATTACTCGAGACTGCCAGGCTAGTGAAGGACGCGCTAAGTAAAGGAGTACAAGTAATGGTAGAAGGCCCTGGTCATATGCCCCTAGACGAGGTGGCATGGGATGTTAAATTGATGAAAAAATTGACCGGAGGAGTCCCATACTACGTATTAGGGCCTCTACCAACCGATATAGCTGCACCATATGACCACATAGCTTCAGCAATAGGTGCGGGACTCGCTGCTTCAGCCGGCGCGGATTTACTCTGTTATCTAACGCCCGCAGAACACTTAGGGCTACCTACGGTTAATCAGGTAGAAGAGGGTGCTATAGCATACAAAATAGCTGCACACGTAGGTGATATAGTAAAATTAGGTAAAAAGGCTAGAAAGTGGGACGATGAAGTGAGTACCTACAGAGGTAAGTTAGAGTGGGATAAGATGATATCTCAACTGATCGACCCTGAAAATGCCTATAAGGTATATACTCAGTTTGGTAAACCGAAAGTTAAGGCTTGTACAATGTGCGGTGGGTATTGCCCCATGATGTGGGCGATAGAACAAGTAAGAAAAATTAAAGGATAG